One window of the Tetragenococcus koreensis genome contains the following:
- the lpdA gene encoding dihydrolipoyl dehydrogenase produces the protein MVVGDFAIELDTVVVGSGPGGYVAAIRASQMGQKVAIIERENIGGVCLNVGCIPSKALIAAGHHLQEAKNSEVFGVKTESATLDFAQTQNWKQTQVVNKLTSGVKGLLKKNKVEVIEGEAFFVDENSLRVIHPDSAQTYSFNNAIVATGSRPIEIPGFKFGGRVIDSTGGLALEQVPEKLVIIGGGVIGAELGSAYANLGADVTILEGTPQILPTYEKDLVKLVEKDFKDRGVHIVTSAMAKEAVDNGDSVTVNYEVDGKADSVTADYVMVTVGRRPNTDEMGLEQAGVEFGDHGLLPVDNQGRTNVKNIFAIGDIVPGAALAHKASYEAKIAAEAISGKKVAVDYKAMPAVAFTDPEIVTVGMTINEAKEAGLDAKAYKFPFAGNGRALSLNKTEGFIRLVTTVEDNVLVGAQIAGVSASDMVSELALAIESGMNAEDIALTIHPHPSLGEITMDASELALGLPIHA, from the coding sequence ATGGTAGTTGGAGATTTTGCCATAGAATTAGATACAGTTGTGGTTGGCTCAGGACCTGGTGGCTATGTAGCTGCCATCCGAGCTAGCCAAATGGGTCAAAAAGTTGCGATTATTGAAAGAGAAAATATCGGCGGTGTTTGTTTAAACGTAGGCTGTATTCCTTCAAAAGCTTTGATTGCAGCTGGTCATCATTTACAAGAAGCGAAAAATTCAGAAGTTTTTGGTGTGAAAACTGAAAGTGCTACACTTGATTTCGCTCAAACCCAAAACTGGAAGCAAACTCAAGTTGTGAACAAATTGACTTCTGGTGTTAAGGGGTTATTGAAGAAAAATAAAGTGGAAGTCATTGAAGGGGAAGCTTTCTTTGTTGATGAAAATAGTTTACGGGTAATCCACCCAGATTCAGCACAAACTTATTCTTTCAACAACGCGATTGTTGCTACTGGTTCACGCCCGATTGAAATTCCAGGATTTAAATTTGGTGGCCGTGTGATTGATTCAACTGGTGGACTAGCATTAGAACAAGTCCCAGAAAAACTAGTCATCATTGGCGGTGGTGTTATCGGTGCAGAATTAGGTAGTGCTTATGCTAACCTAGGCGCTGATGTTACCATTCTTGAAGGAACACCTCAAATTTTGCCTACTTACGAAAAAGATCTTGTAAAATTAGTTGAAAAAGATTTTAAAGATAGAGGCGTTCACATCGTTACAAGCGCAATGGCAAAAGAAGCTGTTGATAATGGCGACAGCGTAACTGTTAACTATGAAGTTGATGGTAAAGCAGACTCAGTAACTGCAGACTATGTAATGGTTACTGTGGGACGTCGTCCTAATACAGATGAAATGGGATTAGAACAAGCTGGTGTTGAATTTGGTGACCACGGTCTACTTCCAGTTGATAACCAAGGCCGCACAAATGTTAAAAACATTTTTGCTATCGGCGATATTGTTCCCGGAGCTGCTTTAGCACATAAAGCAAGTTACGAAGCAAAAATTGCTGCTGAAGCTATTTCTGGTAAAAAAGTTGCCGTCGATTATAAAGCAATGCCTGCTGTGGCTTTTACAGATCCTGAAATAGTAACGGTTGGTATGACAATTAATGAAGCTAAAGAAGCAGGATTAGATGCTAAGGCTTATAAATTCCCATTTGCCGGCAATGGACGAGCACTATCTTTAAATAAAACAGAAGGTTTTATTCGTCTTGTAACGACTGTTGAAGATAATGTTCTTGTTGGTGCTCAAATTGCAGGGGTTAGCGCTTCTGATATGGTTTCAGAATTAGCACTTGCAATTGAATCAGGAATGAACGCTGAAGATATTGCATTAACTATCCACCCACACCCATCTTTAGGTGAAATTACAATGGATGCTTCAGAGCTAGCTCTTGGTTTACCAATACATGCCTAA